The genomic stretch gttatcaGTATATGTTGCATGTAAAAGCACggcatttttatattttacaagCTTTTATTCTGGTAGCACAAACACATTGGAATTAGCCAagatttgcttttctcttttttatttttactgttaaTCCTGCATGGAATAAACATATGAAGgttgcaaataaaataaataaaataaagaaataaataaaataaaagtagaaGCCAAAGGAACTGGTCATCACATAGCAGACAAAAAGCAGGGAGCTTTGTGAGGAGCAAGCAGAAGAAATCACAGTTCCAGTAGATTAATTAATGCATTCTAGACTAGAATAATTactaaaaacaaagaaatactTGAGCAGCTCTTACCTGGGTTAGTTGTAATGATGGTTTTGGATATCACAGTTGCAGTCATGCAGTTCCTAAATTTGTCAAAATTGATTCTCACATCTGATGCAAATATAACTGTGCAGAAAAACACCTCCATGTTACTGGAGAATAAATGTCACATGAAGAACTTCAATAAAACCATAAACCAGACTGCTTTACCTGTTTCTTGGGGGATCCAACTCTGTGCCAGCTGGATGGATTCATTATCCCAGCTAAATTAAACAAAAGTGGATGTATCGAAACATTTTTGAAACAGCACTCAAAGTGTTTAGTACTAAATTACTAAATAATGTAGTTGTAATAAAATTGGCCAAAGGGGACACAACTCCTTTGTGACACACATGGCACTGAAATTCCATGTGCCATGAAATTCCTGCTTTATCCCAAACAGGATAAAATAAAGATGGTCTAAATGCAGAATATACCAGGGAAAATGCTGTGTTTCAGCTTTTATCCAAGTCATTTCTAGCTAAAGCAAATCCCAGTTaaaggagctgtgtgtgctgggccaGGCTGATTGCTCAGATCCCCAGGCCAGATGTTCAGCACTTCCAACACTGGGATCTTTGTGGCTGGGGATGATGGGACTGGAGTGAGGTCAGAAACATCCCTCAAAAATGGTAATTTCATGGTCTCTTGATAAAATCTCATTCAGCTCCTCCTAAATTTGACTGGCAAGAGCACAGCCAAAGCACAGACTTGTTCTGGTGGGTTTTCTCCTTAATCCTTGGGAAAAGATTTAAGATATTTCCTTTTCATCTGATATTGCCCAGGCAGCTCTTGACTGCTGGGCTCCGGAATCCCCTGACAGTGCCCAAGTGCCAGCACCGAGAGGGCTGATGGAGGAGGTAATTTCCAAATTAAccctgggctggaggggctcaccccagagctgcttctcttGGTTTGTGGCCATGAATTGTGTTAAACATCCCTGGTGGCAACACAGTTCCCAGCCCacagtgcagggctggctgcctgCTTCCCCCGGGGGAACAAAGGGCCCTGAAGTCACTTTTTAACCACCAAAGAGCAATCCCAGGGCAAGGGGACACCACAGCCCCACATGCCCCTGCACTTGGAAAAGCCACGAGTTTATTGAACAAACTCTGGGCAAAATGCAAAGGTTCCTCTGTGAACAAGGCCCTGTTCAGGGATGGGCTCAGTGGAGCTGTGTTTGTAAACAGGACAAAGTTTGAAAATACAGCCAAAGTTGCATCATAACGTTCctgcattattttaaatatttaaaaactatttcaaCCTTTTTCTACTCCACTTGCAGTTCTGCTTGGCTTTAAAAATGGATCATGCTCTTCATTTTCCTGCCCTCGTGCTTGTGGAAGAGACAAAACAGCCTTTGCAGCTGGTTGTAAAAGTCATTTCCTGAATTAGCTCAAATGtccacatttaaaaaaaggaattatttggAACTGAGCTTCATTTTGCCATTCATGAGCCAGCAGGCTGTCAGCAAGCCATAAAACTGCACAAGATATATAAGGCCATTCTAATGAATCTCTTCTTTAAGTCTCTTTTCAGTGTACATTGTTGCCTCATCTCAGTTGCCTTCTAAATaacaatatatttaaattaaaagacgGGTTTATAGTTAATTAGTGTGTGTGGTAGCTAATTTCTTTATGCATGTTTGCATTATATTTTTAGTGAATTAAAGAACATTTAGTGAATTAAAGAACATCTTACCATACTATTGGGAAAGACCTCTCTGTTTCATCATACAGCTTTACTTCACACCTCTGGCCTTTCCTTTTGTCCGAAGTCATGAAATACTTTGGCTCCCCAACCttgaggaagaaagagaagtcaCTTGTGTTCTATTCAGTGTTTGGAAGAATAAAACTCATAACCTAGAGAAGGGttagaaaagggaagaaagactCTAGACTACTAAAAATGGGATCACttcattttccctttattttgtGGATAAAAATCTCATCAAAAGGTGTGTGTGGTTATTGTCACTCAGCTGCCAAGCTGAACAAATGGAGTCCTGGCCACTGTGAGGCCCAAAATCCACATTTACACAGGTTTACAATGAAGCTACTCGTGGTAGAGCACAGAAATGCTCCTCACTCACTGCCATCACAGTCCAAAATCCACATTTACACAGATTTACAATGAAGTTACTCATAGCAGAGCTCAGAAATGCTCCTCACTCACTGCCATGACAGCTGCCAGCACATTGAGGACTCTCCCATGGAGGCTCTGTCCATTGGCCACGATGTCCCCCAGGGAATAATAATCCTGAGGGTCCTTGACAGGCAggtgcagcagggccaggagcctgGTGTCTGTGTCGTAGCAGGAGGAGGTTTTAACCACAGAGTGATTTTCACTGAGCAATAATTTGTAGCCACTAGAACAGAACAAATCCCATGGATCAGCACAGCACTCACTGAGGTATCAACAGTGTAAAATGTTCATTCATATGGAAAAGCAACTTTATTCCAGTATAGTTTTTCCTAAAGGTATAAAAAAAGCTTGTCAATTTTACTCAAAGAATGAAATTTACTCTGTTTAGTAACAAAGAACATTATTGCTTTATGACCTTTTGtttattaaatatattctcCTCTGAGATTTGACCAGACACTGTTGAGCACAGGAGGGAGGTACAGCTACACAAGAAGCAAACACCAAAAATTTCTACCAATTTCATGTGGCTGGAAATTAAAGCAAGTCTTAACTCTGATCTTTCTAGAAAGAACTACCACTCTATGCTTTAAGTTTACCTAGGAGTTACAGGGttgaatttttcttctctttctgcttcCTTTGACTGAATTAATGGATTTTCAATTGtaactaaaataaaacattgatAAGTAATGTTAGAAATTGATTATAGGTACAGTTATAGATATTTTTGTGTGCACAGTCTGTATGCTCACAAGTTTTACTCTGACAACCACAGGCAGCAAAATCTTTCAATGAacttaaaaaagataaaaatgcatcctgtaaataaatacaggatttttgttgtggttttatCAGCAATCATAGTAATATCTATAACTGAGGGAAGACAAACAGCAAACTGCTTTACAGCTTATTTTTCATCATGTTTAAGACCTCAATATAACGTGAGCTTTGACATTGATTAACTGCaggccagctctgagctgctgcacccAGTGGGTTTCTTTTGTTGACATATTTACTGGGCTTCAGTTGAAATCCTTGGAATCTTGTTACTTTCCTCTTTCTATTGAACAGAACTGAACAATTTGTTTCCAATTAGGCTGTTTGTGAGTCCTCagagcaaaacacagcaaagcCACCAGCACAACCCTGATTACCATGCAAACAGAAACGTGGtgggaataaataaaataaaataaaataaacaagctCACCACAGTCACCAACCCTGAAGCTTTCTGAGAGGGATCTGATGTACTCTTCTCTGCCCCAGGACTGGACGTTAATGAAATAAGTTGGGGAATCACGAATGGTGAAATTGAAGGTGTATCTCTCAGTGCCAATGTCTGCAAAAACAAACAGGGCTGCAGCAATTGCTCAGCACAGCTTGATTTCTAACTAGAATATGTGCATAAAAACCactattttggggttttcctgtGTTTGAGCAGGAATTTTCTCCCGCTGGAGGCCAGCAGGTGGTGCAGGAGCACGGTGCTGTTTGGgaatgggctgcagctcctgctgtggctgtACCTGAGCACCCCGCAGGTGTGAACCTCAAacaggagaggggcaggagctgtgggaggtgacaccagggctggcacacaggcagggctgtttgtgtcacacagccccaggtctgtgggagctgggctggctgatgGCCCAGGCTGCAGGGTCACTGCCAGCGGGGGCAATTCAATAAAGCAAAATGTTTCCAGTGCTGTGGAAAATTCAGGATATTGGTGtctgcatccctgccctgtcacATACAGGTAACTAATAAAGCTTTCCAGGATCACAGCATGATGCAGTAGATGACCAAATTATCCAGGAAAACTCGAGTGATCTCCCAGAGTGCCCTGAGTGCAGGCCCATGGGGCACACACACCAACAGCCCTCTGTGGACTCTGCACTAGGCTGGCCCCAGTTCCAGGTGACAACAATGACTTTCCCCTAAAACCCCAGCAGGAGCCAGTGGCAGCAGAAAAACTGAGCCCttctcctggagctggaatggctctccagggctggaggtgctCCCTGACAGTGTCTGCACCAACCCTGACTGTAAATTTGTTATTTCAATTTCCAATTAACATTATTAATAACATATAACTCCCATTTTGTCCCAGATGAAGCTGTTGCTACTCAGGCCAGAAATTACTTGTGTCACTCCACAAGACATGTCCTCAACATTTCTGTTTTAAGAGAGAACAAATATGAAGGcaccagctccatcccagcagtaTTTATGGAAGAGTGGGTTCATATTGGTTCCATCTTCAGAGCATGAAACTCTTCCATGACAGAGATTTTCCAATTTCTAATTGTTATGGCTCAGCCAAACCAATGCTGCTCTTTCATCTTGGTTCTCAAACAGACACCACTTTTTTGAGTGCATTTTATTCTATCCATTTTACACTGAGAAATCTGTTTATCATTTAAACCTTGATTTCAGTCATCTCTGCCAAATTATACCATTGaagaaaatgaagtaaaaagAGTTTAAAGGGACTGTACTTTTTCGGTCTGGAAAGCTTCTGACATCTGTTTTCCCAATAACCAGCCCGATTacattctgaaaaataaaaagattataGAGTACAAGTATTAAACCCAGATGTAGATGATGAATTAGATTTCATGGAATTATACTCTGCTGATGATAATAAACATATTTCTGGCTGGTAATCATTTTAATCTATTTATCCTACAGTACTGTATGAGCTAAAGAGTAAAATATAAACACACAAGTTTActttaggaaaaaattgtgactaataaaaatattaaaataaattcatctGTTTCTGTTTGTGAAGAAAATGAGAGGACAAAAGTTCACCCCAAGCCTTCAGAATTTTGGCTGTTTTACAGCAATCTCTCCTCAGGTAGGCAGCAATGTTGTTGTTTCATGCTCTCTGCACAGGTCTCAGATCTCCTCAGATGCTCCATGGAAAGTCTGGACAGGATTTATTTCACGGTGAAGTGCCCAAGGTTTTCCTGGCTCTCAGCACCACTAGCCACATGTGTGCACCTACAGGAGCTTGTCCTGCCTCAGCCAAGCTGCCTAAATTTCTACAGGTGCCTCTCTCTTGCTATCTTTCAAGTGACTCCAAGGGAGCCGAGGCAAGGAGCTTTTCTGTTGATTCAGACCAAAATCAATCTTATTCTGCTTTGCTAAACCTGTGTCTATTATGTAAAAACATCCTGTTCTCAATTGTCAAACACAACTACTGGGAGCAAACACACACATGTAGGTACAGATATATTATCTATCTGTCTATTTACAACATAACTTAACAGCTCTGTGGtgggttgttgttgtttttcgGGTGGTCCTTGGTGTAGAGAAGAGTTTTGCAGTGCTCATTTGGGATTTAAGAGTTCAGCAAGGACAATCAGAGTGGGACAAGGGCTGGAAGAACAGACTGACAATGCAATACTGCCAGGATCCTTCAAACATGAAGCATCCTGCCTCAATTCCTcatcacagaatcctggaatggtttgggttggagggaccttaaagcccatccagtgccaccctgccatggccggaacaccttccactgtcccagggggctccaagccctgtccaggcTGGCCTTGGTCCCTCCCAGGGAtgtggcagccccagctccttcacaCGAGCCCTTCTGGCAGTCCTGAGTGTCCCATTCCAGCAGAATTCCAGAGccagctgggaagggcagggctgcaggtcAATAACGCAGTCAGGATTCACTTTGTACCTATTCCCAAACCAGCGTGACCTGCCTGACTTCACTGCAACGATATCGAGGACGCGCTCACaaacctgcagctctcctgtttCCTTGGGATCACTAGAGGGAGCACGGGAACTGCCTTatgctgcagggagggacacaCTCGGGAAGAGGCCACTTGCGTGCAGCACTGTAATATCCCCCTTCCAGACCGAATGCTTTATGTCCACTGCACGCAGTGATCCTGATTAGgattttttctattttgggttttgtttcttaattaataataataataaaaaaatctattaaattAGAGTGCAACATTCCCTGTATTTCACCACCAAATGTCAAAAGAACTAACATTTAGGATCAGTGCCTGCAGAAATTAGGCTGATTGTGCCTAATTTCTGGTGTAAATATCCAATTTCCCAAAGAAatctgccctggccctgctgtaGAAATATTCACCTCTGTGTCTCCAACCCCAAACTTGCATGGGGAACTGGCAGAAGGAATTGATCTGGCTGGAAACTATTTTGGACTGAGGAAGGCAGAAAAACTTCCAGAGATCATTTCCTTGATCAGCTCATTGTGCAACTCATTTCCCAAAAGAGGAGGGGAGCCCCCCCTATGGTGCCTAttttggcacagctctgcttgaGGCTGCTCAACCAACTCCTGAGCACTGCAAGTGTTTACACTTGAATctctttcactttttaaaataaacagcaaactCATAAACTGTGCCATTTGGATACTTCAAACTGTGTGTTCAGCTGTTTTCACAGCctaacacaacacacactgatcaTTCTATCatcaattattattttatgaaaatactTTCATTGCTGTGTGTTGCTAACTGCAATACTCAAGTTTTATTTGTGAAACAAAAgcttttatttgcaaaataaaagcttttagCTGGATTAGTGGATCATTATTTGGGAGGAACTGTGAATGGCAGGTTAGATTAGCATTGCTGAACTCCAGTTTGGATCAGTATGGCTCTAAGGAGATAGAAAACTTCTCTTAGATCATCCCTTTTCTGTGAGTTCCTCTTTCATTTGTTTAAagtaaatgagaaaataaactgTGCCATCCCAAATAAAAAGTGGTGGAAATAGGAAAACTCCCTATTTTCACTCTTTCCAGGAACATCAGAGTttccctggggcaggggaggggggatgctgcctctgctgaggtgagaccccacctgcagagctgcctccagccctgggtcccagcacagggagcacctGGAGCTCTTGGGgtgagcccagaggaggctccaggatgtTTGGAAAGGCTGAAAGAATTGGGATTGCTCATGCTGGAAAAGAGAAGCTTTGGGGTCACCTAATTGTGGCTTCCaggggctgaaggagctgaCAAGAAACATGAGAGAGACTCTttacaagggatggagggacagaacaaggggcaatggcttcAAACAGAGAGAGTGGGCTTAGGATATTGGGGAGAAATCCTTCCCTTGGAGGGTGGgcatgccctggcacaggtgcccagagaagctgtggctgcccctggatccctggcagtgtccaaagcccccctgggacagtggaagtgtccctgccatggcaggggtggcactggatgggctttaggctcccttccaccccaaaccaatCTGTGATCCTATGCAAACCCATTTTTCATCCCAAAGAAACAGAACCAGCCCTGCCATGGAGCTGTGAGGTTTTTACCCTGCCTTCCCAGTgtgcctgagaggctgctgaggTCCCAGATGATTGTGGCTGCATAATGCTGACTCTGTCATGTCCTCAATAATGTCTTCACTAATTCAGCACATCCATTTCAAGTGCTACAAAAGAGCCTCTGATACATGGAATTGTCCAGTCAATATCTGTGCCTGCGGTACCCATGGGCTGTGCACTGCAACAGCAtcaattttcattttgctgctttgcacACAAAGAAGGGAAGGTCCTTTCTACCCAACAATTGCACTAATGCTATCTGTACCTAAATACACATCAATTACATAATTTTGAAGTAATATAAGACACTCAGATACAATTTCCTCTGGGAACAAAAGGCTGTGAGACTTACAGGACGAGCAAGGTTTGGATGCAGATCTGAAAGTGCAACAAAGTCCCGTGCTGAATGAGAATGAGCCATTCTTTATCTGAAACTGAAGGAAACTGACTCATATTTTGTAAATATCCAAACAAATCACTTAAGACCACTCACAGTGAGAATAACaagttattttttaacataaatgTTTTGACCTAATAGCATCTGTTTTCAATAAGAAGCATTTCAAGCCATCTAAAGTAGACAATTCTTTATTGTTTGGATTTGGCGATGGAAGTTATGAATTTTACTGTGACAGCTCTACCTAAGCTTCTCAAATAGAGGcctgtaatttttatttattattcatcATTAAATGACTCCATTAGCACCAGgctctgaaaaatatttacccTCCTTCTCTCTGGGAAGCCAACTGAATTTAATGAGGCAGCTCATATTTAAAAGGCAATTTATATGTGAGAAAAGAGAAGTGTTGCGTTGCAAAGCACCTTTAACTGAGGTTTTGGACTAAATATTAAACTACTTTAAAATGTGAGTTTATTGCTTCCTGAAAATAGAAAAGTTgtgaatttattaaaataaaatttgtgaaAACAAGTTTTTTTCAGGCTGCCAATGTGGCATTTACTGCCCAGCCCTGAGAACACCTAGGATCTCTCTGGAGATGCTGAAGTGGGGCCATGGGTGCTTTTTTAGCCCCTCTGAATGCCTCTTATTATTCCATGGGTTCCTCAGAGACATTTAGATACTTAACAAATGGTTGTCAAATTCTGGTTTTTGTTGTAAAAGGAACCATGGCATTGTCCAAATCTTAATAACCTTTAATAGGAGAGAACTGCTGACATTTTTCAGAGGATGCCTGTTCAATCTTTAGAAGAAAATCCTGAATGGCTTTCACAGTCTTTATACCTGGAACCTCGTGTGAGAATTGTTAACCATTTCATCAGGCATTAGGATAAAGGTCTGTTGAACTAGAGAACAAATAAGtctacattttaaagaaaaataagcagTTACCTGAGAACCAAGTGATTTTTCTAAAAGAGCATTTCAAACTACACTCTCACAGAGAGACAGACCAAATTTGCTTTACAGAAACCACTGAACAATGGGGCCCTCAAACCTATTCCCATCCCATTAGATAGAagaatttttgtttccttctgtaGGAAAATTACCTCCAAGGCAGGGTAATATTCTCACCTCAGAAGAAGTTAAATATTGTTACCTGCTGTACCCCACACCAGCTGGGTCGTGTCAAAAGGAACCACCACTGGAACACCTGTATCAGAGGCAGATTAAAACGGTCATTTAGGATTTTAAATTCTCTGGGTTctgagagctggagcagagctgccccactcAGGGACCCCTCAACCCATCAGAGACCTCCTCACACATCCGCCATTCCCCTCAGGTGCCTCTCACTGACCCTTCAATCTCCTCCTGAACTCTTCAGGTTCTCCTCACTGACCCTTCAGCCTCCTCCTGGACTCTTAGCCCCTCAGGTTGCCCTCATTGACTCTCCAACCTCCTCCTGGACCCTTCAGTCCCTCAAGTGCCCCTCACTGACCCTTTGGTGTCCTCCTGGCTCTTCATCCCCGCAGGTACCCCTCAGATGCCCCTCATTGACCCTCCAACCTCCTCCTGAACTCTTCGGGTTCCCGTCACTGACCTTTCAGCCTCCTCCTGAACTCTTCAGTCCCTCAGGTTCCCCTCACTGACCCTTCAGCCCCTCAGGTCCTGAGGGAGACAAGATGGCGCCGGCGCAGTGGCGGGAAAAGGGCCCCGCGCCCCCTCGTCCCTCAGGGCTGAGGGGAGACGCTCTCCCATCCCGGCACGTTCAGTGGGAGCTCCAGCAGGCCTGGAGTCACTGGGTTTGAGGAGGTAACAACAGGGTTAGATAGGATTTTGGGCTGGAATTGTACCcagtgagggtgggcaggccctggcacagggtgcccagagaagctgtgaatgcccctgggtccctggcagtgcccaaggccaggctgaagctccctggGGTAATGGAAGGGTTTTCAAAATCCCTCCCAATGCAAACAAtcccatgattctgtgacttaCCATATCAGGAATTAAAAATCAGGTTCATTCTACAAATATAAACACACAATGCACCAGCAAGACAAAGCAAGTCGCAGAAATCTCTGGAGAAACCATTCcctacttcctttttttttaaatgttaggtgtaagggaaaaaaagagttgcAGCCTGTATTTTATAAATGAATCAAAATTTCTGGGTTAAAGATATTATTTGTATTGATTTACACCCAATAGTCCTATATTTTCAGGCTCTGCAGAAGGCTGGCTTGAGCGGTTTTCTCCATTTATAttgaatataaaattatattttataaaatcaaTACCCTTCACTTATGCGCATAAAAAAACTTTACTCCTGATGAGTAATTTTATAACCCCAAGGTCTCAGCTATTGGAAGTTTTCAGCACAGCCTGACAAATTCTCTGTGTTGACTCTGTCTTACAGGATCTTTCATTTCTTCAATTAAACAGCTGAAAATGGATCCCACCTGTGCTTTCGCATTTATTGTGTCACAAAAATCCACGATAATTATCCCGTGCTGATGACAAATAGGATGCCAGGGAACTGACAgcctgggtgggtttttttcctttttaggtCACCTTTTATACAGTATGATCCATGGATCTAATTTTGTTTTGTAGGTTTGATGTCTCCACTAAACAGAACATGGCACTTTTTCCTGTCAGTTCTGTTGTTTTCATTATCTCAAGCTAATGAACAAGCAGAAGGTAATGAGCCTGGTGATAGGATCCCAATGGAATGGGAACGAGAACCTGGACACTGGCTGGGAAATGCTGGCAAAGGCACAGGTCTCATTCTTACAGCCACCACTCAatgcaaaacaggaaaaagaatcCCTGAAATGAGACCTGTGGGGTGTCCTCTGCTGCAAGAGGTGACAAAccagcaccacagcccaggggctcgcaggagctgagctgggccagTATCTCAGCAAGGTTTTGGTGGGACACGAGCACCTGCTGCAGTGGAGCCTTGCAGGGATCCTGTGCATGGGTAGGTCCCCAGTTCCAGTGGGTTTTGTCCAGGTGGAGCTGCTTTTCTCCCACAGGCACAAAGGACAGGTGAAACCCAACTCTGCCGTGTCCCCTCCAGGCCTTTGTTCCATTTCAAAGCCACCAGAACAAGGGTGCTGTTGTGCCTCTCCTGGCTCCCCATAATCACCGGCAGGGTTTGCTTTGTGGGCTGCTTCCACTCCTATTTTCAATGTActtttggggggggaaaaaaaaaaaagctgctttttactTTCCCAGGATAGCTCCTGCTGGGAAGACGTTATCAGGGCCATCGTGACAGGAGGCACAAAGGCAGGGGACAAAGTGAGACCCGGCTCTTTCCCTCTGAGATGTCTGATTAGATGCTGAATTTCTGCCTTGCAGATACTGAGCCAAGGACTCATTTGATGCCCGTACCTGTCTCAGGTGACACTGTGAATTCTGCCATTCACACAGCACATGGCACCTCAGAGACAGCCAGGGACTTCTGTGGTTACTGCAAACAAATAACACCTTTTTTAGTGTTTATAACCAACAAATGTCTAACCTGCCTTTATCCCGCTGATTTACAACGCCAGCTGAttctcccagccaggaattttCAATACAAACACTGGAGAGCATCTGTAAAAACAACTGTTATTCAACTTGTATCCTGCTTTactcagcctttcctcctcaGCTGACCTCAAAGTGGTCTCAACAAGAAATCAGCATCGTTATCTCCCTTTGACAACTGGGAAAACAGACAAGAGAAAGGCCAGAAGAGGTTTCCTACAATCCATGAGCCACACAGAACCAGctcccctctccagcagcagcccccgcGGGAGAGCACCGATGTTAATTCAGTGCTTTTCTGATCTAGTGCTTGATCTCTGAAAGCTCCAAGTGGTTTGAACTCTGCAGCACTTCAGCAGCACTCAGCGCTCTGCCCATTCCTCCTGTGATTGGCAGAGCCTCCCCGCACACTGGGCTGCAAATTGCCCAGTCCCTGCTAATTAGCCTTCATGAATagatttatttaaattacaCTCATTGGCATGGCCAAGCAGTGCAAATGCCATTTCGTAATTCACTTTAGCAATTTGTTACGTGACCATCAGTACACTTTGCGTTCAGGGGAAGAAAGTCCAGCACTAGCAGGGACATTTCAGAAATCATTTCCAAACCCAgagcaatataaaaatatttgctctgTGCATTTTCCACTGCCCACAGCGTTTACTGAGAGGGCTTATTGAATATTTATACATCCTTAAGACCAAAAGAACTGGTAAAATGGAGAGGGCAGACATGCAATTTTATGTAATTGGCCTGACTGAATGCATTAAGAGCAGCAAATTATTGAAGGTGCTCAGTGTTCAGTGGTTTTGGCTGATACCTGAGCTGG from Ammospiza caudacuta isolate bAmmCau1 chromosome 17, bAmmCau1.pri, whole genome shotgun sequence encodes the following:
- the MEIOB gene encoding meiosis-specific with OB domain-containing protein isoform X1, which codes for MAHSHSARDFVALSDLHPNLARPNVIGLVIGKTDVRSFPDRKNIGTERYTFNFTIRDSPTYFINVQSWGREEYIRSLSESFRVGDCVTIENPLIQSKEAEREEKFNPVTPSGYKLLLSENHSVVKTSSCYDTDTRLLALLHLPVKDPQDYYSLGDIVANGQSLHGRVLNVLAAVMAVGEPKYFMTSDKRKGQRCEVKLYDETERSFPIVCWDNESIQLAQSWIPQETVIFASDVRINFDKFRNCMTATVISKTIITTNPETAEANVLFSFIRESAQAGALPSPMKELPNETINLETVVDVYTVEQLKEKALQSDGKLEPVHGIIYGYISTLDIDESVSRVLRNRCSVCRFIVNEVSNTCTFCTHVSPEAKSTFASFDILVDVTDHTGTLRSCYLADCVAEDTLGCTVTEFLMLEDDQRTAMKWQLLLERSKIYFKVTSSPNWRTGLKVNLLSCKLADPIEASQSLLGRDWNYL
- the MEIOB gene encoding meiosis-specific with OB domain-containing protein isoform X2, whose amino-acid sequence is MAHSHSARDFVALSDLHPNLARPNVIGLVIGKTDVRSFPDRKNIGTERYTFNFTIRDSPTYFINVQSWGREEYIRSLSESFRVGDCVTIENPLIQSKEAEREEKFNPVTPSGYKLLLSENHSVVKTSSCYDTDTRLLALLHLPVKDPQDYYSLGDIVANGQSLHGRVLNVLAAVMAVGEPKYFMTSDKRKGQRCEVKLYDETERSFPIVCWDNESIQLAQSWIPQETVIFASDVRINFDKFRNCMTATVISKTIITTNPETAEANVLFSFIRESAQAGALPSPMKELPNETINLETVVDVYTVEQLKEKALQSDGKLEPVHGIIYGYISTLDIDESVSRVLRNRCSVCRFIVNEVSNTCTFCTHVSPEAKSTFASFDILVDVTDHTGTLRSCYLADCVAEDTLGCTVTSSPNWRTGLKVNLLSCKLADPIEASQSLLGRDWNYL